Part of the Halobellus ruber genome is shown below.
CGGGTTGCGAAGGCGTCCATCAGCACCTCCTCGGTGTCGACGCCGTTCGCGTCGGCGACGTCGACGACGGCGTCCCGGAACCGGCCGTCGGTCTCCCGCATCACGTTCGCCTTGTGGACGACCTGGAACCCATCGCTCCCGCGGTCGGCGACGAACTCGCAGGCGAACGCCGCAAGCCGCTCGGCGGCGGAGGTGGTCACAACCCGGGTGAGCGTCGAGAGGTCCTCGGAGAGGCGGTCCTCGTGGCCGGCGTACACGCCCTCGGTGTTCTCCCGGAGGAAGACCAGATCCGTCTCCGGCTGAACCGCCTCGACGCCGGGGTAGGCCCGCGCGGGGCGGACGTTGACGAACGACCCGACGGCGGTCCGGAGCGGGAGGATCACGTCCGCGGCGGTCTCGCCGGCGGCGCCGAACAGCGTCGCGTCGGCGTCGGCGACGGCGTCGTAGGTCGCCTGCGGCAGCGCCTCCCCCGTCTCCGCCTTCACCGCGTCGCCGGCGTCGGCCGCGACGAACTCGAAGTCGCCGACGGCGTCGAGCACCTCGACCGCCGCGGGGACGACCTCCCTGCCGATGCCGTCGCCCTCGATGACGACGATCTCCTCGTGATTATTACTCCCGGTTTTCACCACCGTGTGCCACCCCCGTTGACGGCGCTCGGCGGTGAGAGACGGGAGTACTCAGTATCACGCATCAGTGTAGGGTAAGGCGGCGGCCTTCTCGGCGACCGCGTCGGCGTTGGACTTCATCAGCGCGGTGGTGTCCCAGACGCCTTCCGTGAGTGCCCGTCGCTGTGCGTCGTCGACCGTCGCCTCGATGGTGGTGTCGCCGTAGGTGACGGTCTCGTTTCCGACGTCGACGTGGATCTCCCCGTCGGGGTTGTCGTCGATCCACGTCTGGAGGTCGACGATCGCCTCGTGGTCGGCCGTGACCGTCGGGATCCCCAGCGCGAGGCAGTTGCCCGCGAAGATCTCCGCGAAGGACTCGCCCACGATGGCGTCGATCCCCCACCGCATCAGCGCCTGGGGGGCGTGCTCCCGCGAGGAGCCGCAGCCGAAATTGGCGTTGACCGCCATCACGGAGGCGTCCTGGAACGCCGGCTCGTTGAACGGGTGGTCCTTCCGGGCGTCCTCGTCGTCGAACCGGAGGTCGAAGAAGGCGAACTCCCCGAGGCCGTCGAAGGTGACGACCTTCATAAACCGCGCGGGGATGATCTGGTCGGTGTCGATGTCGTTGCCCCGGATCGGGACGCCCGTCCCGGTTACCGAGTCGATCTCGGGGATCTCGTCGGTCACGCCACCACCTCCGGAGCGACGCTCCGGCGTACTCGCATTCGCTGTCGGGGACAGCTCATACGACACTCACCTCCTTCAGTTCGCGGACGTCAGTCACTTCGCCTTCGACCGCCGCGGCGGCGACCATCCGGGGGTTCATGAGGACGGTCCGGCCGTCCTTCGAGCCCTGGCGCCCGATGAAGTTGCGGTTCGAGGAGGAGGCACACGCCTCGTCGCCCCGCAGTTGGTCCTCGTTCATCCCGAGACACATCGAACAGCCCGCGTTGCGCCACTCGAAGCCGGCGGTCTCGAAGATCCCGTCGAGGCCCTCGGCCTCGGCGGCGGCCTTCACGCGCTGGCTGCCGGGGACGACCATCGCGCGGACGTCGTCGTGGACCTCCCGACCCTCGACGACCGCGGCCGCCCGGCGGAGGTCCGGGAGCCGGGCGTTCGTACACGACCCCAGGAACGCGACGTCGATCTCGTAGCCCGCCATCGTGTCGCCGGGGGTGACGCGCATGTGCTCCTGGGCGCGTCGGGCGGTGTCCCGTTTGTCCGCCGGCAGGGATTCGGGTTCGGGGATCGGCTCGGTGATGCCGATGCCCTGGCCGGGGGTGGTGCCCCACGTGACGACGGGCTCCAGTTCGGAACCGTCGATGGTGACGACGTCGTCGTACTCGGCGTCCTCGTCCGAGCGGATCGACTCCCAGTAGGGCTTGAGCTCCGCGAAGCGCTCGGGGTTCTCCCGGAAGTAGTCGGTCTCCTCCAGCCACTCGTAGGTGGTCTCGTCGGGGTTGACGTAGCCCGCGCGGGCGCCGCCCTCGATGGACATGTTGCAGATGCTCATCCGCCCCTCCATATCGAGGTTCTCGATGGCCTCGCCGGCGTACTCGTAGACGTAGCCGACGCCGCCCTCGGTGCCCAGCCGGCGGATCACTTCGAGGATGACGTCCTTGGCCTCGACGCCGGGGCCGAGTTCGCCCGTGACCTCGATCTTCCGAACAGCCTTCTTCTCCATCGCGACGGTCCCCGTCGCGAGCACGTCGCGGATCTGACTCGTCCCGATCCCGAAGGCCAAGGCGCCGAAGGCGCCGTGCGTCGAGGTGTGGGAGTCGCCGCAGACGATCGTCTTCCCGGGCTGGGTCAGCCCCTGCTCGGGGCCGATGACGTGGACGATCCCCTGGTCGCCGGTCGTGGGATCCGAAAACTCGATGCCCGCCTCCCGGACGTTCTCCTCGAGTTCCGCCATCATCTCCTCGGCGGCGTCGTCGCGGTAGGGCCGCGACTGGTCGGCGGTCGGCACGATGTGGTCCACCGTCGCGTGGGTGAGTTCGGGGTAGGCGACCTCCAGGTCCCGTTCCTGTAGCATCCCGAACGCCTGCGGGCTCGTCACCTCGTGGATGAGATGCAGGCCGACGAACAGCTGCGTCTGTCCCGTCGGGAGCTCCGAGACCGTGTGTTCCTCCCATACCTTGTCGTACAGCGTTCCCTCGCTCATCTTCGATCACCGCGTGTTGTCGGTCCGTGTGTCACTCTCATCGCCTCCGTCAGTCGTCCGCCGCCGCCTCCGCGGCCTCCTCCCTCTCGTCGCCCCACGCGAACAGGTCGCGCAGGGGCTCGCCCACCTCCTCGATGTGGTGGGTCTCCTCGGCGTGTTTCAGCTGCGTGTAGGAGGGGCGGCCGGCCTGGTTCTCGGCGATCCACTCGCGGGCGAACGTGCCGTCCTGAACCTCCTCCAGCAGTTCCTCCATCTCCGCGCGCACGTGATCGTCGATGAGGCGGTCCCCGCGGGAGAGCCCGCCGTATTCGGCGGTGTCGGAGACGGAGTTCCACATCTCCGAGAGCCCGCCCTCGTACATCAGATCCACGATCAGCTTCAGCTCGTTCAGACACTCGAAGTACGCCATCTCCGGGGAGTAGCCGGCGTCGACCAGCGTCTCGTAGCCCGCCTTCACCAAGGCGGTCGCGCCGCCGCACAGCACCGCCTGCTCCCCGAAGAGGTCGGTCTCGGTCTCCTCGCGGAACGTGGTTTCGATGACGCCCGCCCGGGTGCAGCCGATCCCGTGGGCGTACGCCAGCGCCTCGTCGAACGCCTCGCCCGTCTCGTTCTGGTAGATCGCCACGAGGCCGGGGGTGCCCTGGTTGGCCTCGTAGTTCCGCCGGACGAGGTGCCCGGGCGACTTCGGCGCCACCATCGTCACGTCGACGTCCTCGGGCGGCCGGATCTGGTTGTAGTGGATGTTGAACCCGTGGGCGAACTGGAGGGTGTCGCCGGGTTCCAGCCCGTCGCGGATGTTCTCGAAGACGCCGGGCTGGACCGAGTCCGGGACCAGGATCGAGACGATGTCCGCCTCGGCGGCCGCCGCCGCGGGCGTCTCGACACGGAGGCCGTCGCCCCGCGCGGCCTCGCGGGAGGAGGATCCCTCCCGGAGGCCGACGATCACGTCGACCCCGCTGTCCGAGAGGTTCTGCGAGTGGGCGTGACCCTGGCTGCCGTAGCCGATCACGGCTACGGTCTTGTCGTCGATGTGCGAGCGGTCCGCGTCGTCGTCGTAGTATACCGTCGTGTTCAGATCTGTCATTGTGTTCGTCACTGTGTGTTGGTCGGTCGCGTCGGCTCGTCCGCGGTGCCGGGCTTCTCGCCGGGGGCAGTCGGTTGGTTGCCGCGCGCAAGCGCCGCGTAGCCCGTCCGCGCGATCTCGATGATGCCGAACTGCCGGAACGCGTCGATCGCGTCGTCGATCTCCTGTTCGTCGCCGGTGAGCTGTACCGTGATCGTCTCGGCACCGGCGTCGAGCGTCTGGCCGTCGTACATCTCGGTGATCGCGTGCACCTTGTCGGGTTCGGTGCCCTCGACTTTCAGGAGGACGAGTTCGGTCCGGACCGCGTCCTCGTCGAGTTCACCCACGGTGATGACGGGCTTGAGCTTTCCGAGTTGCTTTCTGATCTGGTCGATGTCGGGTTCGGTCTCCTCGACCACCATCGTGATCCGGGAGTGGCCGTCGACGGTGGTCGGCCCGACCGTGAGGCTCTCGATGTTGAACTGCCGCCGGGAGATCAGCCCCGCGATCCGGGAGAGCACGCCGGGTTCGTCCTCCACTAGGGCGGAGAACACCGCCCGGCGCGGCTCGTGTGTCGCCTCGACTTCGGGATCGATCCGGATCCCCTGGGAGTTCCGCCGCCCCTCCGGGTGGGGCCGCTCGTCGGGTTCCGGCCCCGCCAGCCCGTGTTTCGGTGGGGTCTCGCGTCCGCCGCGGTCGGCCCCGTCGTCACCCGAACTCATAGTTGCTCCTCCGTCAGCGCGAACTTGCCGTTGGCGCCACCCGAGGGAACCATCGGGTAGACGTTCTCCGCGGGATCGATGTGGAAGTCGATCACCGACGGGCCGTCGTACGCCAGCGCTGCCTCGACGGTGTCGGCGACCTCGTCGTAGTCGTCGACGCGCCACCCGCGGGCGCCGAACGCCTCCGCGAGCTTGTCGAACTCCGGACACCAGTTGTATTCGGCGGCCATCCGCCGGCCCTCGAAGAAGGCGTCCTGCCACTGCCGGACCATCCCGATGTACTCGTTGTTGAGCACCGCGACGGTGATGTCGAGTTCCTCGCGCACCGCGACCGACAGCGACTGGATGGTCATCAGGAACGACCCGTCGCCGTCGATGCAGACGACCTCCCGGTCGTCGTCGGCGGCGATCCGGGCGCCGATCGCGCCGGGGAGGCCGTAGCCCATCGTCCCGAGGCCGTGGCTCGACACCCACGTGCGCGGCTCGGTGAACGTCCAGTACTGCGAGGCCCACATCTGGTGTTGGCCCACGCCCGTGGTGACGATGGTGTCGTCGGCGGTGGCCTCGTCGAGCACCTCCACGACGAACTGCGGTTTCAGCGGCTCGTCGTCGGGGGTGGCGTAGTCCATCGGGTACTCCTGTTTCCACTCCTGGCACTGCCGGCGCCACTCGTCGGCGTCGGGCGCGGCGTCGACGGCGTCGTCCAGCTGGCCGAGGACGGTCCCCGCGTCGCCGATCAGCGGGTAGTCCGCGTGGACGTTCTTCGAGATCTCCGCGGGGTCGATGTCGACGTGGATGACCTCCGCCTCCGGCGCGAAGGTGTCGACGCCGCCGGTCAGCCGGTCGTCGAACCGCGTGCCGACCCCGATCAGCAGGTCGGTGTGGGTGATCGCCATGTTCGCGTAGCCGGTGCCGTGCATCCCCGCCCACGACAGACACAGCTCGTCGTCCTCGGGGAACGACCCGATCCCCGGCATCGTGGTGACGACCGGGATCTCGTGTTCGCGGGCGAACGACCGGGCCGCCTCGGTGGCGTCGGCCTTGATCACGCCGCCGCCGAACAAAAGCAGCGGCCGCTCGGCGGCCTCGATGGCGTCGGCGGCGGCCGCGACGTTCTCCTCGTCGGCGACGTACTGCGGCCGGGTCGTCTCCGGGGGCTCCGCCGGGCCGGGCTCGGTGTCGGTGTCGCCGAGGGTGACGTCCTTCGGGAGGTCGACGAGCGTCGGCCCCGGCCGCCCCTCGTCGGCCAGCGCCAGCGCCTCGCCGACGGTGTCGCCCACGCTGTCGGGGTTGTCGGCGAAGTAGTTGTGCTTCGTGAGCGGCGCGGTCACGCCGATGGTGTCGGTCTCCTGGAACGCGTCGGAGCCGACCATATCCGCCGGCACCTGGCCGGTGAGCGCCAACATCCCGTCGGAGTCCATGTTCGCGTCGGCGATGCCCGTCACCAGGTTGGTCGCGCCGGGGCCGGAGGTCGCGAGGCAGATCCCCGGCTCGTTGTTGACCACGCCGAAGGCGTCGGCGGCGTGGGCCGCGCCCTGCTCGTGGGCCATCGTGACGTGGCGGATGTCGGAGTGATACAGCGCGTCGTAGACGGGCATGATCGCCCCGCCCTGGACGCCGAAGGCGGCCTCGACGCCGGCGTTCTCCAGCGCGTGAACCACCGACTCCGCGCCGGTGGTCGCGGGCCTGAAGTCGGCTGCCCGTTCCGCGTCGGCCCCGGTTTCGGGGTCGGCGTCTGCTGGTTCCTCGTCCGGTGTCGGTGCCTGTTTACTCATCGTCGCTCGCCCCCGGATACCGGTGTGTGGTCTGCGGTCGGTGCATCGGTGTCGGTCGTGTGGATCTGGCGTGGTGGGTCATACTGTGTGGTGAAGTCGGGCTCGGTCGGACGTCGGTCGACGGATCGCTGCGGCGAGAAACGGATGTATTGGGGGCTAACGGGCCCCTACTACGGCGCGGATCGGGTCCGCGCACCGCGACCGCGACGGCGACGCGGCTCGGCCCGCTCGACGGGCGGCGGCCGCGGTCGGCGTCCTGCGTCGCGTCATACCCGATTCCTCTCGCTCGGCCGTAATTAACGTTTCGCGGTCCGTCGCCGGGGCGGATCGGTCGGCGGCGTGCCCCGGCGGACCGAGTTCCCGGAGCGCGTGCCATCATACTGGGTACTCTCACTGTCTACCGCCGAGTGCTACCCTCGTTGACGCCACTCGGCGGTAAGAGACGGGAGTACCCATTATCAGGCGTGGACCTCCCCGTCGTCGTCGGCGCGGTCGACGCCGACGTCGCGGGCGAAGCTCGTCAACACGTCGACGGTGACGCGCTCCTTCTCGGCGCCGTAGTCCTTCACCCGGCGCGTGACCTCCCGCACCTCCGTGTCGGTTGGCGCGAAGCCGGACTCGACTAACCGCTTGCGGACGGAGTGGGTCCCGGTGTGTTTGCCGAGCACGAACTCGCGCTGGGCGCCCACCATATCGGGGGTCATCACGCCCGGCTCGAACGTGTCGGAGTTCTCGATGACGCCCGCGGCGTGGATCCCGCTCTCGTGTGAGAAGGCGTTCCGGCCGACCACCGGCTTGTTGCCGGGGACCGGGATGTCGCTGGCCTCCTCGACGATCCGCGAGACCTCGGTGATCCGCGTGGTGTCGATCCCGGTGTCGACGCCGTACAGCGACTCCGCCGCCATAACGACCTCCTCGAAGGCGGCGTTGCCGGCGCGCTCGCCGATGCCGTTGACCGACACCTGCGCCTGCGAGGCGCCGGCCTCGAAGCCCGCCATCGCGTTGGCGGCCGCGAGCCCGAAGTCGTCGTGGGCGTGGACGTCGATCGCGGCGTCGGTGAACGTGCGGATCTCCGTGACCAGGTTGGCAAACCGGGTCGGCGTCCCGACGCCGCAGGTATCGGGGATGTTGACCCAGTCGACGCCCGCCTCGTCGACGGCGCTCAGGATCTCCGCCAGGAAGTCCACGTCGGTCCGGGTTGCGTCCATGGGCGAGAACATCACCTCGACGCCCGCCTCCTTCGCGCGCTCGACGCTCTCGACCGCGCGGTCGACGGCCTCCTGTCTGGAGGCGTGCATCGAGTCCGCCAGTTGGACGTCGCTCGTGGACACGAAGACGTGGACTAGTTCGACGCCGGAGTCGAGAGCGGCCTCGACGTCCTTGTCGACGACGCGTGCCAGCCCGCAGACGGTGGTGTCGGTGGCGGCAGCGATGTCGCTCACGGACTCGAATTCGGCCTCGGAGTTGACGGGGAACCCAGCCTCGATGACGTGGGTCCCCATCTCGTCTAAGGTGGCCGCGATGCTACGCTTCTCGTCGTAGCTGAACGAAGTACGTGGCGACTGTTCGCCGTCGCGGAGCGTGGTGTCGAAAATCCGTACGTTGTCGATCTCGGATTCAGTGATGTGGGCTAACGTGCCCTGGAAGAACTCGACCAGCCGGGGTGTCCGACTGAGCCTCCTTGTCGTGAGACATTGTGTCTACAGACAGCCGGGGAGTGATATTAAAAGCTTTCGTGTTGCGGGTGCCCGAGGGCCGTCACGCGGCACGGCGTCCGCCGATACGCCACGATTCCGTCGCCGGTGTCGCGGGGGGGCCGCCGGCAGGTCCGACGGCGTCAGACACCGACCGAACGCTTTTCGTCCCGCTTTCCCTCCGAACCGGTATGAGCGACTTCAACCTGAACCTCTCGGAGGCCGAGGAGCACCTCGACGACGAGGACACCGACGTCGTGCTCGGCACGCTCGACGGATCCACGCCGGCCGAGGAGTGGATCGACGCCATCCGCTCGGGGAACGTGCTCGTGCTCGCCGTCGAGGGCGACCTCAACGAACTCGCGAAGGGCTTTGCGCGGCCGGTCAGGGATCTGGGCGGCGGCCTCACCCACTTCCGGCAGTTCCTGGTCGTGACCCCGCCGGACGTCGAGGTCGACACGAGTCGTCTCTGAGCCCGGGTCGGCCGCTCAGGCGGCGTCACCCTCCCGCAGAAACGTCACCACGTGGCCGTCACCGTCGACGACCCGCAAGCCCCCGGGAACCGACGCCATCCCCCCGGGCCAGGGCCCGCCGGCCTCGACCGCCGCCTCCGGATCGTCGGTCGTGAACGCGAGGTCGACGTGGAGGCCGCCGCGGGCGTCGGCGATCCCGAGCTGCGGCTCCCAGAGTTCGAGGTCGACGGGGCCGGACAGCCGGACGCGACGCCGGTTGTCCCCCCGATCGACCACCTCGAACCCGAGCCGGCGGTACCGATCCTCGGCGGCCGGCAGGTCCCTGACCTCCAGGACGACCTCGAACAGGTCCGACACCGGGGGGATGGCGGTCGGGTCGGCGTCGGCCGCGCCGGCGGCTGCGTCGGAACCGCCTGCCCCGTCCCCGTCGCGGTCGAACCCGCCGATCTCGACACAGTGGCCCGCGGGATCGAAGACGTACAGCGAGTCGGTCGCGCCGAACGAGAACTCGACGGGGTCGAGGTCCGCGAGCCGGTCCCACCACCGTTCGTAGGCCTCCGGCGTGGTCGCGAACGCGTAGTGGGTGTGTACGCCCCCCCGCGGAACGTCCGTCGGCCGGCGGAGCACGAGACGGGTCGTCCCGGCGTCGTCGGCCGCCGACGTGCCGTCGTTCGGGGCACCGATCCCGTAGGCGACGCGCGATCCCGAGTCCCCGGTCGGCTCCGCGTCGGGGACGAACCCCAGCCGATCCTCGTAGAACGCCCGCGCCGCGTCGAGATCCGTGACTTCCAATCCGAGCCGGTGGACGCCGGTGAGCATACCCCACGGTGGGACCGCCTCGGTAAATACACTGACGCCGACACCACGGTACTGTCCACTTAGGAGTGACATCGGTGAGGATGGCGGATTGAAGACATTGGAAGTCCCCGCGCTCTCGACTCAATGGCTTCGCTGTCGCTCGAAAGACCCGAAGTTTCTTTCGTGATCACGAGAGGGCGAGGTCGTCCGACGAGGTGCTCGACGAGATCCTCGCGACGACGCTCGTGACCGCACTCGACCAGGTGGACCGAACCGAACGGCTCCGGGAGCGCGAGCGACGGTCGACCCGGCAGAACGCCAGGCTCGAGGAGTTCGCGAGCGTGGTCAGCCACGACCTCCGGAACCCGCTCAACGTCGCGGAGGGGCGGCTCGAACTCGCATCCCGGAAGTGCGACAGCGAGCACCTGACGGCGGTGTCGAGTGCCCACGACCGGATGTCCGAACTGATCGACGAACTGCTCACGCTCGCCCGGGCGTACGACGCGCAAGTCGAGCGGGTTCCGGTCGAACTCGACTCGTTCGTCCGGAACTGTTGGACCAACGTCGAGACCGATCCCGCACGACTCGACATCCTCACCGGGCGGACGATCCGCGCGGACGAGGGGCGGCTCAAGCGGCTGTTGGAGAACCTGCTGCGGAACGCTGTGGAGCACGGCTCCACGAGCCCCCGTTCCGACAGTCGCGGGGACGCCGTAGAACACGGGTCCACGAGCAGTCGGACGGGGTCCGACGACGCAGTCGAGCACGGTTCGGATGGCGATCGTGTCGCGATTATGGCGGGTGCGCTCGACGACGGGTTCTACGTCGAGGACGACGCCCCGGGGATCCCCCCGGAGGAACGGGAATCGATCTTCGAGTACGGCTATTCGACCACCTCGGCGGGGACGGGACTCGGGCTCGCGATCGCCCAACAGTGTGCGGAGATCCACGGCTGGGAGATCAGCGTCACCGACGGCACCGACGGCGGCGCCCGCTTCGAGATCACCGGGGTCGAGATCACCGAGGGGTAGCCCGCACCGACGCGATCAGACGGCCGGACCCGCCGCTACCGGATCTTCCGAACGTCGCTGATGTCGAACCCGCCGTCGTGGATCTCGGTCTCGAAGCGCACGATGTTCTCGCGTTCGATCTGCGAGAGCACGCCGCTGAATTCCTGGACGACCATCGTGCGGGCGCGCTTCGATCCGCCGGACTCCCACTCGAACTGGAGGGTCCCGTCCGCGGCGTCCATCAGGTGCCCGAGCTGGTTTGCGCCGAGCGTCTCCCGGCTGACGTACGCTAAAACTAGCCCGTTCCACCGGTGGGCGGCCTTCCCCAGCCCGCGGACGAGCATCGCGATGTCGTTCCAGGTCATCTCGTCGGAGACCGCCGCCACGAGGTCGGTGATCGAGTCGATGACGACCAGATTGTCGAAGGCGTGTTCGTTGAGGTAGTTCCCGAGCGCGGTCAACACGTCGGCCCGGCCCTTGCCGCCGCCCAGATCCCGGAGCGTCGTGGTCTCGCCCAGATACCACTCCCGAGGAACGGGGCTCAGCTGGAAGTACTCGGGCGAGAAGTCCCGAACCTCGATCCGGTCGGTGGCGGCGTCGACGAGTTCCGCGTCGAGGACGTAGTCCATCTCGTTACGGACCGTCTCCTCGTCGTCGGTAAAGGAGAGGTAGTGGACTTCCGGTGGGAGCGTGGCGTCCTCGTGGAGGTCGCCGTAGTGGAGCTCGAACAGGTCCGAATCCTCGTGGGCGACCGCGTTCATCGTCACGCTCGTGTACATGAACTCCCGGGCGCCGGCCCCCGCGTCGCCGACGAGCAGCACGACCGTCCCCCGCGGTGCGCCGCCGTCGACCACCTTGTCGAAGCGGGAGACTCCGAACGGGATTCGGGCCATACCCGATAGTCCGGTGGGGCGACGTTAACGGTTTCGGGGGACGCTGCCGCCCGCGACCGGGTTCACGTCCGCGCCGTCGTTCCGCCCGGACGCGATCAGCACCTCCCCGGGGACTCCGGCGTCGTCGAGGGCGGCCCGCCCGGCGGCCCGTGCCGCGTCGACCTGGTCGGCGTGGGTGACCGCGTAGACGCACGGTCCCCAGGAGGACTGCCCGGCGCCGTGACACGCCGGATCGTCGTGCAGGGCGGCGACGATCTCCCCCGCCGGCGGCCGGTACACCCCACCCTGTTCGCCGGCGTACCAGGTGCCGTTCAGACGGCCGACCGACCGGATGGCCGCCCCGAACCGCTCGTGGGATCCCTCCGCGACCGCGGGGAGCAGCCGGCGGGCCACGACGCCGGCGATCCGGTCTGCAGTCCCGGGGTCGGCGCCCTCGACGACCGACCGGATGCTCTCCTCCTCGGCCTCGCCGCTCCGTCCCCGGTCGACGTCGGGGACGACGACGAGGAACCGCCACGCCTCGGGGATCTCGCGCCGCACTGTGACCCGCGGGACGGTCCACTCCCCGTCGGCCGGCCGGTCGGGCGTGAACTGCTCGGTGGGATGGCCCGCGTCGATCACGAACCCGCCGGACTCGAAGGTCGCGACGCCGACGCCCGAGCGCCCGCCGCGACCCAGGTCGGGCGCCAACTCCCGCACGTCCGGTTCCAGCCCGTGGGCCCTTCCGACCGCCCGCAACGCGGCGAGGGCGAGGCGGGTCCCGCTCCCCAACCCCGCGTGCCGCGGCAGCGCGGACTCGACCGTGACGGCCGCCCCCGAAACGCCGAGGCGGTCGACCGCCCGCTCGACGTAGCCGCGGGCGGCGGCGTGATCGCACTCGATCCGGTCGGCCGGCGCGGCGGTGAGGACGGTTCGCGGCTCGTCGAGGCCGAGCCCGATACCGCCGTACAACCGGCTGTGGGCCAGGCTGAGGTTCAGAAACCCGACGTGGAGCCGGGCACCGACGGTCACGCGGACGCGACTCATTACCGAAATCAGGGTCCCCAGAAGGTTCCCCGTTTCGGCGGTGGCAAGCCGGGCCGGTGTCGGTAGATCGCTACGGCAGCGGACAGAGGCTCGCGGTGAAGACGGCGACCGCGTCGGACCCGTTGCGCGCGCCGTGGACCGCCCCACGGTCGTGGCGCACGACCCCGGGGGCCGCCACCACCTCCTCGTCGCCGTCGCGGACGACGACGACCTCGCCGTCGAGTACGTGGAAGACGTTCGTGCTCTCTTCGTGTTCGTGCGCTTCGAGTTCGGCACCGGGACCGAGCGCGAACGCCTTCACGAGGACGTCGTCGGTCACAACCAGTTCGGCGGTGGCGATCTCCCCGTCGTCGGGGTCGAGCGTCGAGCGGGTGTCGGCGTACAGATCGAGCGTTGCCATCGGTT
Proteins encoded:
- a CDS encoding DUF5779 family protein, which gives rise to MSDFNLNLSEAEEHLDDEDTDVVLGTLDGSTPAEEWIDAIRSGNVLVLAVEGDLNELAKGFARPVRDLGGGLTHFRQFLVVTPPDVEVDTSRL
- the ilvN gene encoding acetolactate synthase small subunit is translated as MSSGDDGADRGGRETPPKHGLAGPEPDERPHPEGRRNSQGIRIDPEVEATHEPRRAVFSALVEDEPGVLSRIAGLISRRQFNIESLTVGPTTVDGHSRITMVVEETEPDIDQIRKQLGKLKPVITVGELDEDAVRTELVLLKVEGTEPDKVHAITEMYDGQTLDAGAETITVQLTGDEQEIDDAIDAFRQFGIIEIARTGYAALARGNQPTAPGEKPGTADEPTRPTNTQ
- the leuD gene encoding 3-isopropylmalate dehydratase small subunit encodes the protein MTDEIPEIDSVTGTGVPIRGNDIDTDQIIPARFMKVVTFDGLGEFAFFDLRFDDEDARKDHPFNEPAFQDASVMAVNANFGCGSSREHAPQALMRWGIDAIVGESFAEIFAGNCLALGIPTVTADHEAIVDLQTWIDDNPDGEIHVDVGNETVTYGDTTIEATVDDAQRRALTEGVWDTTALMKSNADAVAEKAAALPYTDA
- the ilvB gene encoding biosynthetic-type acetolactate synthase large subunit, coding for MSKQAPTPDEEPADADPETGADAERAADFRPATTGAESVVHALENAGVEAAFGVQGGAIMPVYDALYHSDIRHVTMAHEQGAAHAADAFGVVNNEPGICLATSGPGATNLVTGIADANMDSDGMLALTGQVPADMVGSDAFQETDTIGVTAPLTKHNYFADNPDSVGDTVGEALALADEGRPGPTLVDLPKDVTLGDTDTEPGPAEPPETTRPQYVADEENVAAAADAIEAAERPLLLFGGGVIKADATEAARSFAREHEIPVVTTMPGIGSFPEDDELCLSWAGMHGTGYANMAITHTDLLIGVGTRFDDRLTGGVDTFAPEAEVIHVDIDPAEISKNVHADYPLIGDAGTVLGQLDDAVDAAPDADEWRRQCQEWKQEYPMDYATPDDEPLKPQFVVEVLDEATADDTIVTTGVGQHQMWASQYWTFTEPRTWVSSHGLGTMGYGLPGAIGARIAADDDREVVCIDGDGSFLMTIQSLSVAVREELDITVAVLNNEYIGMVRQWQDAFFEGRRMAAEYNWCPEFDKLAEAFGARGWRVDDYDEVADTVEAALAYDGPSVIDFHIDPAENVYPMVPSGGANGKFALTEEQL
- a CDS encoding LeuA family protein; the encoded protein is MVEFFQGTLAHITESEIDNVRIFDTTLRDGEQSPRTSFSYDEKRSIAATLDEMGTHVIEAGFPVNSEAEFESVSDIAAATDTTVCGLARVVDKDVEAALDSGVELVHVFVSTSDVQLADSMHASRQEAVDRAVESVERAKEAGVEVMFSPMDATRTDVDFLAEILSAVDEAGVDWVNIPDTCGVGTPTRFANLVTEIRTFTDAAIDVHAHDDFGLAAANAMAGFEAGASQAQVSVNGIGERAGNAAFEEVVMAAESLYGVDTGIDTTRITEVSRIVEEASDIPVPGNKPVVGRNAFSHESGIHAAGVIENSDTFEPGVMTPDMVGAQREFVLGKHTGTHSVRKRLVESGFAPTDTEVREVTRRVKDYGAEKERVTVDVLTSFARDVGVDRADDDGEVHA
- the ilvC gene encoding ketol-acid reductoisomerase; protein product: MTDLNTTVYYDDDADRSHIDDKTVAVIGYGSQGHAHSQNLSDSGVDVIVGLREGSSSREAARGDGLRVETPAAAAAEADIVSILVPDSVQPGVFENIRDGLEPGDTLQFAHGFNIHYNQIRPPEDVDVTMVAPKSPGHLVRRNYEANQGTPGLVAIYQNETGEAFDEALAYAHGIGCTRAGVIETTFREETETDLFGEQAVLCGGATALVKAGYETLVDAGYSPEMAYFECLNELKLIVDLMYEGGLSEMWNSVSDTAEYGGLSRGDRLIDDHVRAEMEELLEEVQDGTFAREWIAENQAGRPSYTQLKHAEETHHIEEVGEPLRDLFAWGDEREEAAEAAADD
- the leuC gene encoding 3-isopropylmalate dehydratase large subunit gives rise to the protein MSEGTLYDKVWEEHTVSELPTGQTQLFVGLHLIHEVTSPQAFGMLQERDLEVAYPELTHATVDHIVPTADQSRPYRDDAAEEMMAELEENVREAGIEFSDPTTGDQGIVHVIGPEQGLTQPGKTIVCGDSHTSTHGAFGALAFGIGTSQIRDVLATGTVAMEKKAVRKIEVTGELGPGVEAKDVILEVIRRLGTEGGVGYVYEYAGEAIENLDMEGRMSICNMSIEGGARAGYVNPDETTYEWLEETDYFRENPERFAELKPYWESIRSDEDAEYDDVVTIDGSELEPVVTWGTTPGQGIGITEPIPEPESLPADKRDTARRAQEHMRVTPGDTMAGYEIDVAFLGSCTNARLPDLRRAAAVVEGREVHDDVRAMVVPGSQRVKAAAEAEGLDGIFETAGFEWRNAGCSMCLGMNEDQLRGDEACASSSNRNFIGRQGSKDGRTVLMNPRMVAAAAVEGEVTDVRELKEVSVV
- the leuB gene encoding 3-isopropylmalate dehydrogenase; this translates as MKTGSNNHEEIVVIEGDGIGREVVPAAVEVLDAVGDFEFVAADAGDAVKAETGEALPQATYDAVADADATLFGAAGETAADVILPLRTAVGSFVNVRPARAYPGVEAVQPETDLVFLRENTEGVYAGHEDRLSEDLSTLTRVVTTSAAERLAAFACEFVADRGSDGFQVVHKANVMRETDGRFRDAVVDVADANGVDTEEVLMDAFATRVCLDPTQFDVVVCPNLAGDVLSDLAAGLVGGLGLLPSANIGPDNALFEPVHGTAPDIAGEGVANPSAAILSAAMLLDHLGYGAAADAVRDAVESVLSSGPRTPDLGGDARTDAVTDAVIDRLA